The following are encoded in a window of Telmatobacter sp. DSM 110680 genomic DNA:
- a CDS encoding DUF2711 family protein: protein MFPTIHTTLSTQITTLQSITFQFGSPLLSCRVQYEDFTYPNYGVPLVEAYDGRFESAFILLHPFIHVPAALSWSVTSHYPNDVQILEHATKFPWAQVSAKTGLGSCARINQALLTSIGSLADPLADPSASNTLQSFLENHPVWMPTEGRFEPLLQSDILQVFSQAEVDELIFVPEFPHADPIVNLPIADLKTGNIPFPTSGTLLAPDASFLFTVDWDSFFTLFYGSRAFIARAAQSLNLEGFFATANTDHAWFNYSMGCATVTLSPEDWQTDPVSGRVISAVTS, encoded by the coding sequence ACATTCCAGTTCGGCAGCCCCTTGCTATCCTGTCGCGTGCAATACGAAGACTTCACCTATCCCAACTACGGCGTCCCGCTCGTCGAGGCCTACGACGGACGATTCGAATCCGCCTTCATCCTGCTTCACCCCTTCATTCACGTCCCCGCGGCCCTCTCATGGAGCGTCACGAGCCATTATCCGAACGACGTGCAAATCCTCGAGCACGCAACAAAATTTCCCTGGGCGCAAGTATCAGCGAAAACCGGCCTCGGCTCCTGCGCCCGCATCAATCAGGCTCTACTCACTTCAATCGGCTCTCTCGCAGATCCTCTCGCCGACCCAAGCGCGAGCAACACTCTTCAGTCGTTCCTGGAAAATCACCCAGTATGGATGCCCACCGAAGGACGCTTCGAGCCACTTCTGCAATCCGACATACTGCAGGTCTTTTCTCAAGCTGAAGTTGACGAACTAATTTTCGTTCCCGAATTCCCGCACGCCGATCCCATCGTGAATCTGCCGATCGCCGACCTCAAAACCGGCAACATCCCATTCCCAACCAGCGGAACACTCCTCGCTCCCGATGCCAGTTTTCTCTTCACCGTAGACTGGGACAGCTTCTTCACTCTCTTCTACGGCTCTCGCGCTTTTATTGCCCGCGCCGCGCAATCGTTGAACCTTGAGGGCTTCTTTGCCACTGCCAACACCGATCACGCATGGTTCAACTACTCGATGGGCTGCGCCACAGTCACCCTCTCGCCCGAAGACTGGCAAACCGACCCAGTCTCCGGGCGTGTGATCTCAGCCGTTACTTCTTGA